CGCTTTGTACAGCTACTAAAAATGGATTCACCTTTAGAAGATGGGTGGATTCCAGCAAACCTGCGTTTTGATACAGAACAGGAGGCAAAAGAATACATTCTGGGCTTTGGAGATCAGATAAGAATTATTCGTCCGGACGCATTAAAGCAAACGATTTATGATATGGCAAAGCGTGTGGTGAATTTTTATGAGATAGGTGACAAAGGGATGCACTAGGAAAAAGTCCGATTTAGTACACCACTTGCATAGCATCAGAGAAGTGGATAGCATTTCGTCAAAATTCGGTGTAGTATAGGTATTTTCATTTTTTTATAGGTATTATATACTAGTAAATAATAATCAAAAAATAGGATGCGATGAGAGATTCTTTCGTACATGGGCACTTGAAGAATCTGGAGCAAGTAGTGCAACCGGCCGGTTTATTAAAACCTGGCTTTTTTTTATGGAAAAAGCAAGAAAAGAGGAGGAAACGGTGTGTTTTTTAGAAGGAAATTAAAAGTATCAAAGAAAATGAAGCCTATCCAAAAGTCAGATATTCAAACTACACCACGTTTAGGTGATAAGTTAAAATTTTTAGAGATGACCACACATGATATAGATAGCATCAAAAAGTTGGAGAACGTGATAGATCAACTTGCGGTTGAGATTACAAATCGCCATTATAGAATGCTTAGCGAATACGGGAACCTAGAAAAGATTATGCAGGATCATAGTACGGTCGATCGACTTAGTCAAACGTTTATTCAATATGTAAAATCAATACCAAGAATCAAACTGGACACAGAGTACATCCAAAACCGTGTGAAAATTGGAGAGGTACATAGTAGAATACGATTGACTCCAGAATGGTATACAGGATCTTATATTCGTGTATATGAGTATGTACTTCCAGAGATTATCGAACAATATGGACATAGACCGGATGAAATGAAAGACATTTTGATGGCGCTCATTCGTATTGTAACACTTGATTCACAGATCGTTCTTGAATCCTATCAAGAAGCTAATGATTTTAAAATTATTGAGAGTGTCAGCTCTGTTATGGAAACGGTTATTGGATTGGATAAAATAAGCACGTTAATGAATACGGTGGCATCCGCAGCAGAAAATGTAGAGAGTGTAAGTGCGGCAGCTGAACAGCTTTCTGCTTCTGTAGAAGAAGTTGCCACTAACGCAGTTAGCGTCGCAGAAAACACTGAAGAAACCATACAACAGGTGGAACAAGGACGGGAAGTAATTGAAAAGTCTCTCACAGGCTTTTTAGGTATGACAGACTCATTTATAGAGACAAGGAATAAAATTAATACGTTGCTTGACGAAATTAAAAATGTTTCTCAAGTCGTTGAATTCATCAAAGGAGTTGCTGAACAGACCAATTTACTTGCGTTAAATGCGTCGATTGAGGCAGCAAGAGCGGGTGAGCAAGGACGGGGATTTTCTGTTGTCGCCGATGAGGTCAGAAATTTGGCTGAACAGACAAAGGAATCGGTGGATAAAATCACAAAAACAATTCAACAAGTACAAACGGAAGCTAGAGAAGTTAGTATCATGGAAGAAAGAATGGCAAACCAGCTTAATGACCAAGTGGATCAAGCGAAAGATGCGATTGAAACATTAGGTACTATTGTATCGAGGATTGAACTCATCGGTAGTTCAACAGGCAATATTGCAGCGATTGCTCAGGAACAGTCAGCTGCTACGCACGATATCACCCTACGAATTAGCGAGGTGTTGCATCAGACGGATGAGATTAAGAACGATGCCCAGTACACGGGCCAAACCATTTACGATGTAAGTATGGGCATTAATAATCTTCGCAAAAAAGCAATTGGGTCCATTCCTAGATTGCAAAATAAACAGGTCATTCGAGTGGTAAAAACAGAGCATTTGTTATGGAAGTGGTGGGTATATAACAGTATCCTCGGATATCATCAAATGGAAGCACAGCATTTTGTGAATCATACGCAGTGCCGTTTAGGAAAATGGTATGAGCAAATGAGAAAACACCCACATATTTCAAAACTTCCGGCATTTAAGGAGCTGGAAGCGCCGCATCGTCATGTACATGAGCTAGCACAGGAAGCACACGAATATATAAATAGAGGACAAAAAGATAAAGCGGAATCACTGCTCTATTTAATTGAAGAATCTTCTGTGGAAGTAGTACGTCTGTTAGATCAAATACAGAATGAAATGGATCGTAGAGCATGATCTTTTCCCGGATGATCGACAATTATGGCAGTTTTATGTAAGAAATCACTTTGAAAAGTTACTGAATTTGTTTGCAGCCTACTCATATGAGGTAAACTAGGGGAGAAAAAGCATATACACTTAGGAGGAGCCATGGCTGCTGAAACTACTAATGCAAATGATTCGCTTCGCTCTGCCTACTCGGCCCGCAATCTATGGTCGGGTTTCCTATTTGGTGTTGGCTTGGTCGCCTTTATAGATGAAGCCGTTTTCCATCAATTACTGCATTGGCATCATTTCTATGACAAGTCTACCACCAGTGTCGGATTGATCTCGGATGGTTTGTTTCACGCTTTTAGCTGGTTTGCAACAATTGGATCGCTATTTATGTTTGCTGATTTGCGGCGCCGAAATGCATTGTGGCTTACAAGGTGGATAGGAGGCATGTTCCTTGGAGCAGGGGCATTCCAGTTATACGACGGAACCGTTCAACACAAACTGATGCGGTTGCACCAGATTCGCTACAATGTGGATGTTCTTCCCTATGACCTGGTATGGAATATTACCGCCATTGTTATCATGCTTATTGGCATCATCCTGGTTGTTCGCACACGAAGCGGATCACAGCAAGTGGAAGGAACCGCGTCATATGAACAATGATCACATTCATCATAGCAGCGGAGCTTCTTTAGAACTGATCTTGGCGCTGCCTTTTGTTCTGGCGTTGATTTTTTATATTGGTGCTGTAATCATATCTAATCGCCATCACAAAAAGTGGCCGTTATACCGTACAATATGTTGGGTTTGTGGCGTTATTTGTGCGGCACTTGTATTCGTAGGGCCTTTAGCCGCTCGAGCTCATGTAGATTTCACAGCACACATGCTCGGGCATTTGTTCCTTGGTATGCTTGCACCGCTTCTGATGGCGCTAGCTGCGCCTGTGACCCTTTTCTTGAGAACAAGTAACGTAAATGTAGCACGGCGTTTCACTCGCGTATTGAAAAGCTGGCCCATTCGCATGTATACGCATCCTATTATTGCATCGCTTCTTAATATTGGAGGTCTGTGGCTGCTCTATACAACCAACTTGTACGCAGCGATGCAGCAGAGTTTTCTTCTGCATATAGTAGTACACGTACATGTCTTCTTTGCAGGCTATCTTTTCACTGTGTCTATGATCTATATTGATCCAACCCCACATCGTTTTCACTTTGTCTACCGTGCCATCGTATTCATAATAGCCTTAGCGGGCCATGGAATTCTATCTAAATACATCTATGCTTATCCACCTCCGGGTGTTTCTGCAGCACAGGCGGAAATGGGCGGGATGTTAATGTACTATGGCGGGGATGCAATTGACCTTGTACTTATCACCATCCTTTGTTTTCAATGGTTCAAGGCTGCCCGACCTCGCCCATCGTTGTCTACGGTTTTAAAGTAAAAATGATTTTTTGCAAAGACCTTACTAAAGAGTTTGGTCTTTTTTTGTTGTAGTATACGGAATTTGCAAGCGGAAGCTGCTGTTGCCTAGAAAAGCTCATTGTCACGTTTATTTCCATGAGATAAACGGATTACATCAAGGAGGTTTATTTTCTTTTTTGATATTTGGTGGTAAAGCTCATTTCCCTGAACGTGATCAATGAATAAGATGCCGTTTAGATGGTCGATTTCATGTTGGATGCAGCGAGCGAGAAAACCTTTTGCTTCTAATGAAAATTCTTCGCCTTTTCTATTGAGGCTCTTTATCTTAACGTAATTCGCCCTCTTTACAAGTCCTGTGAACTTCGGAAATGATAAGCAGGCTTCTGGACCTACCTGCTTCCCCCTTGCCTTTATAATCTCAGGGTTAATTAGCTCAATCAATCCTTCCCCACAATCCATCACAACGATTCTTCTAAGTATTCCAACCTGTGGGGCAGCAAGGCCTGCGCCATCGTCTGTTGCATACAATGTATCAGCCATGTCATCGAGAAGCGTTAAGGTTTTTGTTGTGATTTCCGATACAGGTTTGGCTGCTTTTCTTAATATAGGATCACCAAATCGAACAATGTTTTTTTGTGCCATCTCCTCACATCCTTTGATTTAATATGATACGGTGCATGTTTTCCCTTCCTTGTTACGTTGGTAATACACAGGCGTCAAAAAAACGCCGCCTGTGTATGGTAAGCTATTTTACAGCAATAAGGTGTAAAAATATGATCGTAATGTCGATAAATGTTAGTAATTTACAAAAAATGGGTCTATCATATGTATAAAAAAAGAGGTATATTTTTTATACAAGAGATAATGTTAAAAATTTACTTATTGTATACGCCAAGTTGTACAGTACAGCTTTTCTCTTGATGGTCTTGGTATGGAGGTCTGTTTATGCAAGGGTATTATGAAGTAATTACTTCCGAACAGATGATGAAGCTGCTAAATACTTGGTACATCCATATTCGAGAAGAAAATGAAGAAGTAATTCACAGTATGAAAGAAGAAGTAGAAGAAAAAATTAGTAGAATGGAGAAGAACCAGACCCTTTTAGTTTATTATTCCCTTCTAGATTTTCGTTATCGATTATTAAATGAAAGTGTAACAAGGAGTGAAGCTGTTCTTGAGCAAGTAGCGCCCGAAAAACTAGATGATTTTTTAGCTTACTATTATTACTTTTTCAAGGGAATGTATGAGTATAGTTTGAAAAACTATTGTGAAGCCATTTCCGCCTATACATTCGCCGAACAAAAACTTACAGTTATTCCGGATGAAATTGAAAAAGCGGAATTTCATTTTAAAGTTGCTTGGGCACTGAGCTTTATTCCTGATGTATATATCTCGCTACAGCATATACAAAAAGCCAAAACCATTTTTGATACATATCCAAACTATAAACGTAGACAGGCGGATTGTGAGAATTTATTAGGTATTTGCAGAATGCTTGAAAAAGATTTTATGCGAGCAGAAGAGCATCTTATGACAGCTTTGCATCTTGCGCAACCCCTGAAAAAAAATGAAGGATTATTGTACCGCATTACAAAAGATATCGGATATTTATATGCCGAACAGGGGTTATCAGATCAAGCAATTCCTTACCTGGAGGCTGCTTATAATAAACAAAAAAATAAAGGTTATAAAGCTGTTTTTCTCTTAGCAAGAGAGCGCTTCAAAATCGGTGACAAACAGAAAGCTATTGAATGGATCGAAAAAGGAATAATGATGTGTACAGAGATTGGAGAACAGGAATACATTTATCATTTTAATATGATTCATGCGATATACGATACTCATGATACGACAGTCATTCAGGATGGCATTGCGTATTTCCAGCAGAAAAAAAGTTGGGCCTTTGCCGAAGAATATGCTAAGACGTATGCTGATGCTTTGTACAAGCAGGAAAAGTATGAGGAAGCTTGTGAATATTATCAATTGGCTCTTCGAGCTGATAATAAATTACAAATGGAGGTTGTCAAATGATCAAGAAAACCAAAATGTTAGTAGGTCTGTTGGCGTTAGTTACTGCTTTTGGAATCACGGGACCATACGTAAAGGATACAACGGCTGTAAAAGGTAAGCCGTCGATTGGTACATTTGCCCATCACGGAGGATAATCACTGGGAAAGCTGATTTCAAAATGAAATCAGCTTTTTTCTTTTTGCGTATAATTTTCGTTATATAAGAAATGATAAGAGCAGCAATACCCATCATTAACCAAAGGAGGAAATATACTATGGCACAACGACAAAGCGGAAATCGTAATAATCTGGTCGCTCCTCAAGCGCGGATGGCGTTAGACCAGATGAAGTATGAAATTGCAACTGAATTTGGTGTGCAGCTTGGTCCAGATACGACTTCTCGTCAAAATGGATCTGTGGGCGGCGAAATTACAAAACGCTTGGTACAAATGGCAGAACAACAGCTTGGCGGCCGCATGCAGTAATAGGTACGCCATTGCTTGCAGTGAAACAAACATGATCATTACAATCACACCCTCTAAGCGTCAATCTTGGAGGGTGTTTGATTTTATACAGTAAGCATACATACATAAGAAATCAATGGGATCACCGGGTACGTATTTTTGCTACCATTGTAAATTAACATATTGAAAATTTTCTGTATTCATATGGTAGAATATCGTAGATAGCCAGTTCTTTCTGTTTAAGCTTCAGGTATAAAGCCAATATATTCATCAAGGGAGGGGCAAAAGAGATCCATTGAATTTGAAACGAAGGAGAAATGAAATGGAATTTTACCAACATAGCAAAGAAGACGTACTAGAACTCGTTAATTCCAATGGGAAGGGCCTATCAAGTGAGGAAGTGCAATCGCGTCTACAGCGGGATGGCTATAATGAACTTGCAGATAAAGACAAAGTGTCAACATATAAGCTATTTTTAGAAACATTTAAGGACCCGATGGTGGTTGTTCTTCTTATAGCAGCCGCAGTACAAATCCTGCTTGGTGAGATGGTTGAGTCATTAATTATTTTTCTTGTTCTGCTTATTAATTCAGTAATTAGTGTGGTGCAGACAAGGAAAGCGGAAAGCTCCTTAGAGGCATTGCGGGATATGTCTGCACCTGAGGCAAAAGTGATGCGCAATGGAACCAAACAAACAGTTGCGGCAAAAGAACTTGTACAAGGAGATATTGTTTTTCTTGAAGCTGGAGATTACGTACCTGCTGATGGACGTGTGCTAGAGAGCGGCTCATTGAAAGTAAATGAAGGTATGTTAACAGGTGAGTCAGAAGCTGTGGAAAAGTCAATAGAAGAAATCGGGGAAGAAGCAGCTCTTGGTGACCGCCGCAATATGGTATTCAGCAGCTCGCTAGTTGTGTATGGACGCGGTACTTTTGTCGTTACTGGTACTGCGGAAAAAACAGAGGTTGGTAAAATTGCTGATTTGCTTTCTAAAGCTGAACAAAAGGAAACGCCGCTACAGCGAAAATTACATGATTTCAGTAAGAAGCTGGGTATTGGTATTCTATTGCTTTGTATCGTCATTTTTGCTGTACAGGCTGCGCGTATTTGGTTTAGTGGCAGCGATGAAGACACGGTAAGCGCCTTGCTGCATGCGCTTATGTTTTCTGTCGCCATTGCGGTTGCTGCCATACCAGAAGCATTACAATCAATCGTTACTATTGTGCTTGCTGTTGGTACGAACAAAATGGCGAAACAGCACGCGATCATTCGAAAGCTTCCTGCTGTCGAAACGTTGGGATCGACACGGATTATTTGTACAGATAAAACAGGGACGCTCACACAAAACAAGATGACCGTTACAGATCACTTTTTACCTTTTAATAAGAATGAACGATTGCCAGAAAATCCAGATGATTGGGATGAAGCCGAGCGTTTGCTTGTCCACATTGCCGCACTCTGCAACGATTCCTATATTAATCAAGATGGTCAGGAAGTAGGCGATCCGACAGAGGTTGCCTTGATCAAGTTTGCGGATAAACATGCACACGAATATGAGCAGCTTCGTGCAACGCATCAACGACTATCGGAAATACCGTTTGATTCCGATCGGAAGCTTATGTCAACGCTCCATATCATTGATGGGACACATAGGATGCTAACGAAGGGCGGTCCTGATGTGATGTTCAATCGTGCCAGCTACGTGTTAGTAAACGGTGAAGAACAGCCAATGACCGATGATTTATTAGAACGTTTCACAGGCGCGAATGAAGAGTTCTCCAATCAGGCCTTACGGGTCTTGGCTTATGGTTATAAACGCCTGCCGGAAGGTAAAACACACATCGACCATGAAGAAGAGTACGATCTTGTATTAGTCGGTTTGACGGCGATGATGGACCCGCCTAGGGAAGCGGTGTATAGCTCGATAGAGGAAGCGAAAAAGGCAGGCATTCGTACGATTATGATCACAGGTGATCATAAAACAACAGCGCAGGCGATTGGCCGTGATATTGGATTAATGGGTGAAAATGATATTGCTGTTACGGGTCAGGAACTCGATACCATGTCTGAAGAAGAACTGGACCAAAAACTCGATACCATCTCTGTATATGCGCGGGTATCGCCTGAAAATAAAATTCGCATCGTGCGGGCATGGCAGAAAAAAGGGGCGGTGACGGCGATGACGGGCGATGGTGTCAATGACGCGCCAGCATTAAAACAGGCGGATATAGGCATTGCGATGGGAAGTGGGACCGATGTTGCCAAGGATGCGGCTGCGATGATTTTAACGGATGACAACTTTGTATCCATTGTTAAGGCTGTCCAAGTTGGCAGAACAGTGTTTGATAATATTAAGAAGGCGATTAGTTATTTATTTGCAGGGAATTTGGGAGCAATCATTGCCATCCTGTATGCAGTCATTTTTAATCTGCCTAACCCATTCACTGCCTTGCAGCTCCTATTTATTAATCTTGTTAATGATTCCCTACCTGCCATTGCCCTGGGTGTAGAAAAATCGGAGCCAAATGTCATGCAGAAAAAACCACGCGCAGTTGATGAGGGTATATTTGCTGGTGGAACAATGAAGGCGGTACTGACACGCGGCATGCTCATTGGGATTGCGGTTATTGTTTCCTTTTATATTGGCCTATCACATTCGGATGAGATGGGTGTGGCAATGGCATTTACTACGCTCATTCTATCTAGAACACTACAAACATTTGCGGCCCGTTCCAATACACAAACCGCAATAGGGTTCGGATTTTTTAGCAATAAATATGTCATTGGTGCAGTTGTACTAGGATTTGTACTATACGGCGTTACTGTCTTGCCGTTTACTCGTGGTATCTTCAGTATCCCGCCTGAATTTGGCATGACAGACTGGTTGATAGCGACAGCACTTGCCCTAGCTTCTGTCGTTCTAATGGAAATTGTAAAAGTGATTCAGCATAGGACTGTTTAATACGAGATGAATCTGTAAGAACTTCGCCAAGCAACGTGCCGCTAATTGATTTATCATATGGAATTTTATGTTTTTATAAACACCCCTCAAGAGGATTATAATGAGTACATATAAAAAGGGGTGTATATGATGAATAAGGTATATATTGTTGTATCTGTTCTCGTTTTACTTTTCCTTGTTGTTTTTCCTCTATCTCTTCGTTTCCTGCATTCGGAAAAAAGAAAAGAGGCGAAGTATAAAAAGGAATTAAAACGTAGAGCGGCACAGATTTATCATCATCAGCAAGAGTTGGATGCCTTGTCAGCCCAACGACAGGAGCGGGTAAGTAAAAAAGGATCGTAGATCGGCAATTGCCGAATGTACGATCTTTTTTTATAAAACGAAGCAATCAGTTGCTATGTTAATCTCATCCTGCTGACTAGATCACTGATAGGTGGAGTGTTGTCTTACAATGAAGTGACAAAAATTTTTAGTAGCATGAAAATAGACAGGTTGAAAATTAGTTCTTTATGCTTGGAGGAAAATACAAGTTCTGTGTAGAAAATGGGAAAAATGTGGGCTTTTTTCAGCGTGAAAGTCGTATAATAGCACGGCTGATACAGGTTACAGAGCCCTATTTCTATCGACTATAGGAGACGAAGCCATGTTGTTACTCACACTTTTTTACCGTTCATTTGCAAGGAAAAATAACAAGCTAAGAAAATGGGAACGTACAGTTTCCTGGTATGAGAAGGTACAGGCACGCTGGATGAGTGTGGAGGATAAAAAGAATTATGCTGCTGCCCTGCATGAATGCGGTCGTACTGAAGAGGCAATTACGATAATGAATCAATTGATTGAACAGCACCCTGAAACAGACTTTTTATATGGGATAAGAGCCCATATTCTTCGGGAAATAGGCCGAGAAGAGGAGGCTGTTGAGGACTTAAATAAAGCAATCGAAATTAATGCCGTCCCTTTTCATTATTGGTATACAAGGGCGCTGGCCCATCAGGATTTGGGACATTTTACTGAATCAGTTATTGATTTCAAGGAAGCTATCGATAGGGAAAGCCCTCATACTGCCTACTCTACCTGGTATGAGATGGGTGTATCATATTTGCGGATGGAAGAATACGGACAGGCTATACAAGCGTTGAGGATGTGTGTAGAGGATGAAGACAAAGCGCTGCCCATCTTTTATTACCGATTAGCAGAAGCGCATCAATCCCTTGGAGATATTGCTGTAGCTATTAGTTATCTTGAAAAGGCGGCGGAGCGCCACGCTTTTCTTGATTCTCTTGAAGATAAAGGGAGGCGCATTATTTGTGAACAGGGAGCCTATTCGGCAGACGCCTTTCATACCTTTCGCTCATTTTGTGAAGAGATGCTATCTTTTGCGATTGAATTGGCAGACTTGTATATAGAACAAGGGGAGCTGGAAAAGGCGGTTGACGCATTGTCGGAGGGACTGCTTCGGCACCCCGAGACGGATGTATTATATTATCGCCGTGGACTTCTCTATCACAGGCTTAGAGAATGGGAGAAGGCAGGAGATGACCTGGACCGGGCTCTTGCGTTAGATCCTGAGTTTCTCATGGCATGTGTGGAGAGGGCTGTGTTATATATAAGTACAGGCGAGGATGATTTGGCCTTGCAATATTTACAGCGTGCGAAGACGATTGATTCTGCCCATCCGCTTGTGCCTTATTGGATGGGAGATATCTTCTCACGGAGGCAGCAGGTAAAAGAGGCGCTATCTTGCTATGACGAATTGATTGAGTTAGAAGCCGATGACCCGATCAATTTTATCAAGCGCGGTGAAGTATATGAAGAGCTAGGCTACTATGCGAAGGCAGAAGAAGATTATACAGCAGCAGCCGAATTAAGCGAGACGGCGGATGTTTATATGAAAAGAAGCTATGTTCGACATCAAATAGGCCGTTATATGGAGGCGCTGCATGATTTGGAGCAGGCGGAAGCCTTGGATTCGAATCTGCGTGAGAGTAATGGTTTTCTTATTGGGCGTGGGATGAACCTGCTGCAATTGGGAGCGTATGAAGATGCTGAACACGCATTTATAAAAGCCATCGAAAACAACCCGGAAGTGCCATTTTTATATGAGCAGGCTGCTGTGTGTAAGATGAACCGCAACAGGCATATGGATGCAATTGTGATGTGTACAAAAGGATTGGAAATAGATGACCGTTATCATCCATTAGTACAGTTGCGCGGATTTTTGTATTATCAGAGTGGAGAATACGTAAGAGCGTTAGAGGATGCCGGACGCTATACGCTACTTAAAGAAGATGATGCATCCGGACACTACAACTTGGGGCTTGTTTATAAGGAATTACATGATTTTGATAAGGCGCGTGCTGCATTTACTCGTTGTATTCAAGAAAATGTAGAGTATGGAGATGCGTATATAGAGCGAGCGTATCTATATTATGATGCTCTGCAATGGGAGGAAGCAGCGTCCGATTTGGCCAGATGGGCATATTATACGAACCAGGGAAAAGCGGATGAAGAGATATATGGGGTGTTAGATGAGATCGAAGGGTTTACAGAGCAGATTATTGAAGAAGCGAAAGACAAAGTTATAAGTCTTACTTCAGGTCCTTCATATATAGGGAAAAAATTCTTGCATTAGAAGATAGAGGTAGACGTTACTTCCAGCAGCTCACCTGGCTTGATTCAGGCGAGCTGTTTTATTTGATTCAGCTTTTCGTCCAAGCCACTTTTGTCCTGCTTTCATATGATGATTATGTAGCGATGAAAGAGGTGAGAGAATGAAAAAAAGAATTAT
This is a stretch of genomic DNA from Aneurinibacillus sp. REN35. It encodes these proteins:
- a CDS encoding response regulator aspartate phosphatase; the encoded protein is MQGYYEVITSEQMMKLLNTWYIHIREENEEVIHSMKEEVEEKISRMEKNQTLLVYYSLLDFRYRLLNESVTRSEAVLEQVAPEKLDDFLAYYYYFFKGMYEYSLKNYCEAISAYTFAEQKLTVIPDEIEKAEFHFKVAWALSFIPDVYISLQHIQKAKTIFDTYPNYKRRQADCENLLGICRMLEKDFMRAEEHLMTALHLAQPLKKNEGLLYRITKDIGYLYAEQGLSDQAIPYLEAAYNKQKNKGYKAVFLLARERFKIGDKQKAIEWIEKGIMMCTEIGEQEYIYHFNMIHAIYDTHDTTVIQDGIAYFQQKKSWAFAEEYAKTYADALYKQEKYEEACEYYQLALRADNKLQMEVVK
- a CDS encoding methyl-accepting chemotaxis protein — its product is MFFRRKLKVSKKMKPIQKSDIQTTPRLGDKLKFLEMTTHDIDSIKKLENVIDQLAVEITNRHYRMLSEYGNLEKIMQDHSTVDRLSQTFIQYVKSIPRIKLDTEYIQNRVKIGEVHSRIRLTPEWYTGSYIRVYEYVLPEIIEQYGHRPDEMKDILMALIRIVTLDSQIVLESYQEANDFKIIESVSSVMETVIGLDKISTLMNTVASAAENVESVSAAAEQLSASVEEVATNAVSVAENTEETIQQVEQGREVIEKSLTGFLGMTDSFIETRNKINTLLDEIKNVSQVVEFIKGVAEQTNLLALNASIEAARAGEQGRGFSVVADEVRNLAEQTKESVDKITKTIQQVQTEAREVSIMEERMANQLNDQVDQAKDAIETLGTIVSRIELIGSSTGNIAAIAQEQSAATHDITLRISEVLHQTDEIKNDAQYTGQTIYDVSMGINNLRKKAIGSIPRLQNKQVIRVVKTEHLLWKWWVYNSILGYHQMEAQHFVNHTQCRLGKWYEQMRKHPHISKLPAFKELEAPHRHVHELAQEAHEYINRGQKDKAESLLYLIEESSVEVVRLLDQIQNEMDRRA
- a CDS encoding DUF2243 domain-containing protein, encoding MAAETTNANDSLRSAYSARNLWSGFLFGVGLVAFIDEAVFHQLLHWHHFYDKSTTSVGLISDGLFHAFSWFATIGSLFMFADLRRRNALWLTRWIGGMFLGAGAFQLYDGTVQHKLMRLHQIRYNVDVLPYDLVWNITAIVIMLIGIILVVRTRSGSQQVEGTASYEQ
- a CDS encoding tetratricopeptide repeat protein — translated: MLLLTLFYRSFARKNNKLRKWERTVSWYEKVQARWMSVEDKKNYAAALHECGRTEEAITIMNQLIEQHPETDFLYGIRAHILREIGREEEAVEDLNKAIEINAVPFHYWYTRALAHQDLGHFTESVIDFKEAIDRESPHTAYSTWYEMGVSYLRMEEYGQAIQALRMCVEDEDKALPIFYYRLAEAHQSLGDIAVAISYLEKAAERHAFLDSLEDKGRRIICEQGAYSADAFHTFRSFCEEMLSFAIELADLYIEQGELEKAVDALSEGLLRHPETDVLYYRRGLLYHRLREWEKAGDDLDRALALDPEFLMACVERAVLYISTGEDDLALQYLQRAKTIDSAHPLVPYWMGDIFSRRQQVKEALSCYDELIELEADDPINFIKRGEVYEELGYYAKAEEDYTAAAELSETADVYMKRSYVRHQIGRYMEALHDLEQAEALDSNLRESNGFLIGRGMNLLQLGAYEDAEHAFIKAIENNPEVPFLYEQAAVCKMNRNRHMDAIVMCTKGLEIDDRYHPLVQLRGFLYYQSGEYVRALEDAGRYTLLKEDDASGHYNLGLVYKELHDFDKARAAFTRCIQENVEYGDAYIERAYLYYDALQWEEAASDLARWAYYTNQGKADEEIYGVLDEIEGFTEQIIEEAKDKVISLTSGPSYIGKKFLH
- a CDS encoding cation-translocating P-type ATPase — its product is MEFYQHSKEDVLELVNSNGKGLSSEEVQSRLQRDGYNELADKDKVSTYKLFLETFKDPMVVVLLIAAAVQILLGEMVESLIIFLVLLINSVISVVQTRKAESSLEALRDMSAPEAKVMRNGTKQTVAAKELVQGDIVFLEAGDYVPADGRVLESGSLKVNEGMLTGESEAVEKSIEEIGEEAALGDRRNMVFSSSLVVYGRGTFVVTGTAEKTEVGKIADLLSKAEQKETPLQRKLHDFSKKLGIGILLLCIVIFAVQAARIWFSGSDEDTVSALLHALMFSVAIAVAAIPEALQSIVTIVLAVGTNKMAKQHAIIRKLPAVETLGSTRIICTDKTGTLTQNKMTVTDHFLPFNKNERLPENPDDWDEAERLLVHIAALCNDSYINQDGQEVGDPTEVALIKFADKHAHEYEQLRATHQRLSEIPFDSDRKLMSTLHIIDGTHRMLTKGGPDVMFNRASYVLVNGEEQPMTDDLLERFTGANEEFSNQALRVLAYGYKRLPEGKTHIDHEEEYDLVLVGLTAMMDPPREAVYSSIEEAKKAGIRTIMITGDHKTTAQAIGRDIGLMGENDIAVTGQELDTMSEEELDQKLDTISVYARVSPENKIRIVRAWQKKGAVTAMTGDGVNDAPALKQADIGIAMGSGTDVAKDAAAMILTDDNFVSIVKAVQVGRTVFDNIKKAISYLFAGNLGAIIAILYAVIFNLPNPFTALQLLFINLVNDSLPAIALGVEKSEPNVMQKKPRAVDEGIFAGGTMKAVLTRGMLIGIAVIVSFYIGLSHSDEMGVAMAFTTLILSRTLQTFAARSNTQTAIGFGFFSNKYVIGAVVLGFVLYGVTVLPFTRGIFSIPPEFGMTDWLIATALALASVVLMEIVKVIQHRTV
- the def gene encoding peptide deformylase, whose product is MAQKNIVRFGDPILRKAAKPVSEITTKTLTLLDDMADTLYATDDGAGLAAPQVGILRRIVVMDCGEGLIELINPEIIKARGKQVGPEACLSFPKFTGLVKRANYVKIKSLNRKGEEFSLEAKGFLARCIQHEIDHLNGILFIDHVQGNELYHQISKKKINLLDVIRLSHGNKRDNELF
- a CDS encoding cytochrome c oxidase assembly protein produces the protein MNNDHIHHSSGASLELILALPFVLALIFYIGAVIISNRHHKKWPLYRTICWVCGVICAALVFVGPLAARAHVDFTAHMLGHLFLGMLAPLLMALAAPVTLFLRTSNVNVARRFTRVLKSWPIRMYTHPIIASLLNIGGLWLLYTTNLYAAMQQSFLLHIVVHVHVFFAGYLFTVSMIYIDPTPHRFHFVYRAIVFIIALAGHGILSKYIYAYPPPGVSAAQAEMGGMLMYYGGDAIDLVLITILCFQWFKAARPRPSLSTVLK
- a CDS encoding small, acid-soluble spore protein, alpha/beta type → MAQRQSGNRNNLVAPQARMALDQMKYEIATEFGVQLGPDTTSRQNGSVGGEITKRLVQMAEQQLGGRMQ